A window of the Terriglobia bacterium genome harbors these coding sequences:
- a CDS encoding (2Fe-2S)-binding protein has protein sequence MRRKKDRHGKAGPEKSALTRRDFLKGAGVTVSGSLLVGGAVASAAPPGSEAGFVGPGAVPVTLRVNGKVHKLNLEPRVTLLDALRDRLSITGSKKVCDRATCGACTVMIDRQPVYACTVLAIEAQGHNITTIEGLASEGKLAPVMEAFVQHDAQQCGFCTPGFVMACTAYLERDQNPTMEEVAKNLGGNICRCGTYRGIRHAVLEAAKGMKGGAHGNV, from the coding sequence ATGAGACGGAAAAAGGACCGGCACGGGAAAGCTGGGCCGGAGAAGTCTGCATTGACGCGCCGGGATTTCCTGAAGGGGGCCGGTGTTACGGTATCGGGCAGCCTGCTGGTTGGCGGCGCCGTCGCAAGCGCCGCACCTCCCGGCTCGGAGGCTGGATTTGTAGGCCCAGGGGCCGTTCCCGTAACTCTTCGCGTAAACGGAAAGGTCCACAAGTTGAATCTTGAGCCGCGCGTCACGCTGCTGGACGCCTTGCGCGACCGGCTGTCGATCACCGGTTCCAAAAAAGTTTGTGACCGCGCCACCTGTGGGGCCTGCACCGTGATGATTGACCGCCAGCCCGTCTACGCCTGCACGGTGCTGGCCATCGAGGCCCAGGGGCACAACATCACCACCATCGAAGGGCTCGCCAGCGAGGGAAAGCTCGCGCCGGTGATGGAAGCCTTTGTCCAGCACGACGCCCAGCAGTGCGGATTCTGCACGCCGGGCTTTGTGATGGCCTGCACGGCTTACCTGGAGCGAGACCAGAATCCGACGATGGAAGAAGTTGCCAAGAACCTGGGTGGGAACATCTGCCGCTGTGGGACTTACCGGGGCATCCGGCATGCGGTCCTTGAAGCTGCGAAGGGAATGAAGGGAGGCGCTCATGGCAACGTGTAA